A single genomic interval of Desulfatiglans sp. harbors:
- a CDS encoding LemA family protein — protein sequence MVSVIIIIAIIVVLVVIIGAMYNGLVTTRNRFKNAFSQIDVQLKRRYDLIPNLVETAKGYMKHERDTLEAVIAARNSAMDANRRASADPGNPEAMKSLSGAESILTGTLGRLFALAESYPDLKANQNMLQVQEELTSTENRIAFARQAFNDAVTSYNITCEKFPNNIIAGMFNFNAAELLAATESSEERKAPRVSF from the coding sequence ATGGTTTCAGTGATCATCATTATAGCTATTATTGTAGTGCTCGTTGTAATTATTGGCGCCATGTACAATGGTCTTGTCACAACGAGAAACCGTTTTAAAAACGCATTCTCACAGATAGATGTTCAGTTGAAGCGACGGTATGATCTTATTCCCAATCTGGTGGAAACCGCAAAGGGCTATATGAAGCATGAACGTGACACACTGGAAGCCGTTATCGCCGCCAGAAACAGCGCCATGGATGCTAACCGGAGAGCTTCTGCCGATCCGGGTAACCCCGAGGCCATGAAATCACTTTCCGGTGCTGAATCCATACTGACAGGAACCCTAGGCCGGCTGTTCGCCCTTGCTGAAAGTTATCCCGATCTCAAGGCAAACCAGAATATGCTGCAGGTTCAGGAAGAACTGACATCCACGGAAAATCGCATAGCCTTCGCGCGTCAGGCATTTAACGACGCTGTAACTTCCTATAATATCACCTGCGAAAAGTTCCCGAATAATATCATCGCTGGCATGTTCAACTTCAATGCCGCAGAACTTCTTGCGGCTACAGAATCATCCGAAGAGAGAAAAGCTCCCAGGGTTTCTTTCTAA